One genomic segment of Amycolatopsis sp. Hca4 includes these proteins:
- a CDS encoding FAD-dependent monooxygenase, with protein sequence MTTKTVLVSGAGIAGPSAAHWLHRAGYRVTVVESAPALRPGGQAVDFRGEQVKLLSAMGVLDEIRRYETAMGDQTVLGLDGRPVLTVPGAAWSGEVEILRGDLARILHEHTADHTEYVFGDRVTSLTETADGVEVTFRRGAPRKFDLVVGADGVHSGVRAAAFGPERDFRSDLGFGIAGYTAPNHLGLDHASVMYNEPGRGLTAGSHRLPDRLHVSLVFAADGVEFHRRTPEEQRALIAQLFADTGWETPKLLEALLAADDLYVDSISQIHLDRWSKGRVVLLGDAAWCAGPGGSGTGLAMMGAQVLAGELAAAGGDHVTAFAKYEQRLRKPATVGQKNGKGSGNFLAPRTAAKIRSRNRAYRMLSTRLFGGIFTWMTDRAANALEYREYPDSSHRGARLATRREVGHS encoded by the coding sequence ATGACCACCAAGACCGTGCTCGTTTCCGGGGCGGGCATCGCCGGCCCGTCCGCCGCCCACTGGCTGCACCGCGCCGGCTACCGGGTGACCGTCGTCGAGTCCGCGCCCGCGCTGCGACCCGGCGGCCAAGCCGTCGACTTCCGCGGTGAACAGGTGAAACTGCTGTCCGCGATGGGGGTGCTCGACGAAATCCGCCGGTACGAGACGGCGATGGGCGACCAGACCGTACTCGGCCTCGACGGCCGTCCGGTGCTGACCGTGCCCGGTGCCGCGTGGAGCGGCGAGGTCGAGATCCTGCGCGGCGACCTGGCGCGGATCCTCCACGAGCACACCGCGGACCACACCGAATACGTCTTCGGCGACCGCGTCACGAGCCTCACCGAAACCGCGGACGGCGTCGAAGTCACCTTCCGCCGCGGTGCGCCGCGGAAGTTCGACCTCGTCGTCGGGGCCGACGGCGTGCACTCCGGGGTGCGGGCCGCCGCCTTCGGGCCGGAGCGGGACTTCCGGAGCGACCTCGGCTTCGGCATCGCCGGCTACACCGCGCCCAACCACCTCGGGCTCGACCACGCCAGCGTCATGTACAACGAGCCGGGCCGCGGCCTCACCGCGGGCAGCCACCGGCTGCCGGACCGGTTGCACGTCAGCCTGGTCTTCGCCGCCGACGGCGTCGAATTCCACCGGCGGACGCCGGAAGAGCAGCGGGCCCTGATCGCGCAGCTGTTCGCGGACACCGGCTGGGAGACACCGAAGCTGCTCGAAGCGCTGCTCGCGGCCGACGACCTGTACGTCGACTCGATCAGCCAGATCCACCTCGACCGCTGGTCGAAGGGCCGGGTCGTGCTGCTCGGCGACGCCGCGTGGTGCGCCGGGCCCGGCGGGTCCGGCACCGGGCTCGCGATGATGGGCGCCCAGGTGCTGGCCGGCGAACTCGCGGCGGCCGGCGGCGACCACGTGACGGCGTTCGCGAAGTACGAGCAGCGGCTGCGCAAGCCGGCCACGGTGGGGCAGAAGAACGGCAAGGGCTCCGGCAACTTCCTCGCGCCGCGCACGGCCGCGAAGATCCGCAGCCGCAACCGCGCCTACCGGATGCTGAGCACCCGGCTGTTCGGCGGGATCTTCACCTGGATGACCGACCGGGCGGCCAACGCGCTCGAATACCGTGAATATCCCGATTCCTCTCATCGGGGGGCTCGACTGGCGACTCGACGTGAGGTGGGTCACTCTTGA
- a CDS encoding YggT family protein: MGALGTLLGFALSLYLLVLVARMVLDWVAVVGNTPPWARRARGLAYAATEPVIGPVRRVVRPVRIGGISLDLAFTLVFIGVIVLRSIVYAL, encoded by the coding sequence ATGGGTGCGCTAGGGACGCTGCTCGGGTTCGCGCTGAGCCTGTACCTGCTGGTACTGGTCGCGCGGATGGTGCTGGACTGGGTCGCGGTGGTCGGCAACACCCCGCCGTGGGCGCGGCGCGCCCGCGGCCTGGCCTACGCCGCGACCGAGCCGGTGATCGGGCCGGTGCGGCGGGTCGTGCGGCCGGTGCGGATCGGCGGGATTTCACTCGACCTCGCCTTCACGCTCGTCTTCATCGGCGTGATCGTGCTGCGAAGCATCGTGTACGCGCTTTAA
- a CDS encoding TetR/AcrR family transcriptional regulator — MTRVDRAADGRIQEDGDEVVEARILDAAAHLIAEEGFGRLKIGGVCARSGYARSVVFQHFGDKDGLGERLVEHAVAAFTDAYSEAVAARTGSANATPMDMLRALLDIIFELIRTMPTLNQAFLALWGDAAAEYSALRGALTEADRRFRFAIAQTVASGVADGSITGVRDPDSYASALLAQLRGISMQALIDPDGVDLRGLRAELERSVDRLSAGFRGTL, encoded by the coding sequence ATGACCCGGGTGGACCGCGCCGCCGACGGCCGGATCCAGGAGGACGGCGACGAAGTCGTCGAGGCACGCATCCTGGATGCCGCTGCACACCTGATCGCCGAAGAGGGCTTCGGCCGGTTGAAGATCGGCGGCGTCTGCGCCCGCTCGGGCTACGCGCGGTCGGTCGTCTTCCAGCACTTCGGCGACAAGGACGGGCTCGGGGAACGGCTCGTCGAGCACGCCGTGGCGGCGTTCACCGACGCCTACAGCGAGGCCGTCGCGGCCCGCACCGGCTCGGCGAACGCGACGCCGATGGACATGCTGCGGGCGCTGCTGGACATCATCTTCGAGCTGATCCGCACGATGCCGACGCTCAACCAGGCCTTCCTGGCCCTCTGGGGCGACGCGGCGGCGGAGTACTCGGCGTTGCGCGGCGCGCTGACCGAGGCCGACCGCCGGTTCCGGTTCGCCATCGCGCAGACCGTGGCCAGCGGGGTCGCGGACGGCTCCATCACCGGTGTCCGCGACCCCGATTCGTACGCCTCGGCGTTGCTGGCCCAGCTGCGCGGGATCTCGATGCAGGCGTTGATCGACCCCGACGGCGTCGACCTGCGTGGCCTGCGCGCCGAACTCGAGCGCAGCGTCGATCGGCTGTCCGCCGGGTTCCGCGGCACGCTTTAA